A portion of the Pseudoxanthomonas sp. JBR18 genome contains these proteins:
- a CDS encoding TIGR00730 family Rossman fold protein: MKSVCVYCGSNAGSKPVYAQRAAELGKRLAADGLRLVYGGGNVGLMGTVANAVLEAGGEVTGVIPKQLADWEVAHRGLTTLEIVGSMHERKMRMFELADGFVTLPGGFGTMEEIFEMLTWRQLGIGNKPCAFLDMDGFYAPLIGMIDRMVEERFLHTDQRADLWYGEDIGALLTWMRAYTPAQASKWIDEKRAQTLK, translated from the coding sequence ATGAAATCCGTCTGTGTCTATTGCGGCTCCAATGCCGGCAGCAAGCCCGTCTACGCGCAGCGTGCCGCCGAACTCGGCAAGCGCCTGGCGGCCGATGGCCTGCGCCTGGTCTACGGCGGCGGCAACGTGGGCCTGATGGGCACGGTGGCCAACGCGGTGCTGGAAGCCGGCGGCGAGGTCACCGGCGTGATCCCCAAACAGCTGGCCGACTGGGAGGTCGCCCACCGCGGCCTGACCACGCTGGAGATCGTCGGCTCCATGCACGAACGCAAGATGCGCATGTTCGAGCTGGCCGACGGCTTCGTCACCCTGCCCGGCGGCTTCGGCACGATGGAAGAGATCTTCGAGATGCTGACCTGGCGCCAGCTGGGGATCGGGAACAAGCCCTGTGCGTTCCTGGACATGGACGGGTTTTACGCGCCGCTGATCGGGATGATCGACCGCATGGTGGAAGAGCGCTTCCTGCACACCGACCAGCGCGCCGACCTGTGGTACGGCGAGGACATCGGCGCCCTGCTGACCTGGATGCGGGCCTATACCCCGGCCCAGGCCTCCAAGTGGATCGATGAAAAGCGTGCACAGACGCTCAAGTAA
- the sucB gene encoding dihydrolipoyllysine-residue succinyltransferase, which produces MATEVKVPVLPESVSDATIASWHKKAGDAVKRDENLVDLETDKVVLEVPSPVDGVLKEIKFQEGDTVTSSHLLAIIEEGAAAEAAPSKPAEEEVKPAAKADAPKAAEAPKATKAEAPKAAGDTASLPPGARFSAITEGVDPAQVEGTGRRGAVTKEDIVKFAAGGGVGKASGARPEERVPMTRVRRTIAKRLMESKNSTAMLTTFNEVNLAKVSAARKELQEEFQKAHGIKLGFMSFFVKAAANALQRFPLVNASIDGDDIIYHGYSDISIAVSTDKGLVTPVLRNVERQSFADVEQGIADYAAKARAGKLGLDDLQGGTFTITNGGTFGSLLSTPIINPPQSAILGMHAIKERPIAENGQVVIAPMMYLALSYDHRIIDGKDSVQFLVDIKNQLENPGRMLFGL; this is translated from the coding sequence ATGGCAACCGAAGTCAAAGTTCCGGTACTTCCCGAATCCGTTTCCGACGCCACCATCGCAAGCTGGCACAAGAAGGCCGGTGACGCCGTCAAGCGCGACGAGAACCTGGTGGACCTGGAGACCGACAAGGTCGTCCTGGAAGTGCCCTCGCCCGTCGATGGCGTGCTGAAGGAAATCAAGTTCCAGGAAGGCGACACCGTTACCTCCTCGCACCTGCTGGCCATCATCGAGGAAGGCGCCGCTGCCGAGGCCGCGCCGTCCAAGCCGGCCGAGGAAGAAGTGAAGCCGGCTGCCAAGGCCGACGCACCCAAGGCGGCCGAAGCACCGAAGGCCACCAAGGCCGAGGCGCCCAAGGCGGCCGGCGATACCGCTTCGCTGCCCCCGGGCGCGCGCTTCTCGGCCATCACCGAGGGCGTGGACCCGGCCCAGGTCGAAGGCACCGGCCGCCGCGGCGCGGTCACCAAGGAAGACATCGTCAAGTTCGCCGCCGGCGGCGGCGTGGGCAAGGCCTCCGGCGCCCGTCCGGAAGAGCGCGTGCCGATGACGCGCGTGCGCAGGACCATCGCCAAGCGCCTGATGGAGTCCAAGAACTCCACCGCCATGCTGACCACCTTCAACGAGGTCAACCTCGCCAAGGTGTCGGCCGCGCGCAAGGAGCTGCAGGAAGAGTTCCAGAAGGCCCACGGCATCAAGCTGGGCTTCATGAGCTTCTTCGTGAAGGCCGCCGCCAACGCGCTGCAGCGCTTCCCGCTGGTCAACGCCTCCATCGACGGCGACGACATCATCTACCACGGCTACAGCGACATTTCGATCGCCGTGTCGACCGACAAGGGCCTGGTGACCCCGGTGCTGCGCAACGTCGAGCGTCAGTCCTTCGCCGACGTCGAACAGGGCATCGCCGACTACGCCGCCAAGGCGCGCGCCGGCAAGCTGGGCCTGGACGACCTGCAGGGTGGCACCTTCACCATCACCAATGGCGGCACCTTCGGCTCGCTGCTGTCCACGCCGATCATCAACCCGCCGCAGAGCGCCATCCTGGGCATGCACGCCATCAAGGAACGCCCGATCGCCGAGAACGGCCAGGTCGTGATCGCCCCGATGATGTACCTGGCGCTGTCCTACGATCACCGCATCATCGACGGCAAGGACTCGGTGCAGTTCCTGGTGGACATCAAGAACCAGCTGGAAAACCCGGGCCGCATGCTGTTCGGTCTGTAA
- the lpdA gene encoding dihydrolipoyl dehydrogenase, translating into MAENYDVVVIGAGPAGYHAAIRAAQLGMKVACVDAALGKDGKPALGGTCLRVGCIPSKAMLDSSRQFWNMGHLFGDHGITFKDAKIDVATMVGRKDKIVKQFTGGIAMLFKANKVTAYYGFAQLQPGNLVKVKQHDDTEVELQGTNVILAAGSDSIELPFAKFDNEYIVDNVGALDFTEVPKRLAVIGAGVIGLELGSVWKRLGAEVTILEALPDFLAVADAEVAKTAAKEFKKQGLDIKLGAKVSATEITGKGKKKEVLVSYTDKDGEQTLTVDKLLVAVGRRAATKGVLAEGTGVQLNERGQIVVDEHCHTGVDGVWAIGDCVRGPMLAHKGFEEGIAVAELIAGLPGHVNFDTIPWVIYTEPEIAWVGKTEQQLKDEGVPYKAGSFPFAANGRAVAMAEPAGFVKVLAHAETDRVLGMHLVGVNVSELVHEGVLTMEFSGSADDLARICHAHPSLSEVVHDAAMAVDKRAIHKAN; encoded by the coding sequence ATGGCAGAGAACTACGACGTCGTCGTCATCGGTGCCGGCCCGGCCGGCTATCACGCGGCCATCCGCGCCGCGCAGCTGGGCATGAAGGTCGCCTGCGTCGATGCGGCGCTGGGCAAGGACGGCAAGCCCGCCCTGGGCGGCACCTGCCTGCGCGTGGGCTGCATCCCGTCCAAGGCGATGCTCGATTCCTCGCGGCAGTTCTGGAACATGGGTCATCTGTTCGGCGACCACGGCATCACCTTCAAGGACGCCAAGATCGATGTGGCGACCATGGTCGGCCGCAAGGACAAGATCGTGAAGCAGTTCACCGGCGGCATCGCGATGCTGTTCAAGGCCAACAAGGTCACCGCCTACTACGGCTTCGCCCAGCTGCAGCCGGGCAACCTGGTCAAGGTCAAGCAGCATGACGACACCGAGGTCGAGCTGCAGGGCACCAACGTGATCCTGGCCGCCGGCTCGGATTCGATCGAGCTGCCGTTCGCCAAGTTCGACAACGAGTACATCGTCGACAACGTCGGCGCGCTGGACTTCACCGAGGTGCCCAAGCGCCTGGCGGTGATCGGCGCGGGCGTGATCGGCCTGGAGCTGGGCAGCGTGTGGAAGCGCCTGGGCGCCGAGGTCACCATCCTGGAGGCCCTGCCGGACTTCCTGGCCGTGGCCGACGCGGAAGTGGCCAAGACCGCTGCCAAGGAGTTCAAGAAGCAGGGCCTGGACATCAAGCTGGGCGCCAAGGTCAGCGCGACCGAGATCACCGGCAAGGGCAAGAAGAAGGAAGTCCTCGTCAGCTACACCGACAAGGACGGCGAGCAGACCCTGACCGTGGACAAGCTGCTGGTGGCCGTGGGCCGCCGCGCCGCGACCAAGGGCGTGCTGGCCGAGGGCACTGGCGTGCAGCTCAACGAGCGCGGCCAGATCGTGGTCGACGAGCACTGCCACACCGGCGTCGATGGCGTCTGGGCGATCGGCGACTGCGTGCGCGGCCCGATGCTGGCGCACAAGGGCTTCGAGGAAGGCATCGCCGTGGCCGAGCTGATCGCCGGCCTGCCGGGCCACGTCAACTTCGACACCATCCCGTGGGTCATCTACACCGAACCGGAAATCGCCTGGGTCGGCAAGACCGAGCAGCAGCTCAAGGACGAGGGCGTGCCGTACAAGGCCGGCAGCTTCCCGTTCGCCGCCAACGGCCGCGCCGTGGCGATGGCCGAGCCGGCGGGCTTCGTCAAGGTGCTGGCCCATGCCGAGACCGACCGCGTGCTGGGCATGCACCTGGTGGGCGTGAACGTCTCCGAGCTGGTCCACGAAGGCGTGCTGACCATGGAGTTCAGTGGCTCGGCCGACGACCTGGCCCGCATCTGCCACGCCCACCCTTCGCTGTCCGAAGTGGTGCACGACGCGGCCATGGCCGTGGACAAGCGCGCCATCCACAAGGCGAACTGA
- a CDS encoding Hsp20/alpha crystallin family protein: MRYVHYQGGFPRVGQADLGRVFERFVQNGSSEGWTPQVDVKEEAGRFVIYADLPGVDLDAIEVQMDKNVLSIRGERAAPAVGEQERFSRQERRHGAFVRNFTLPETADADGIVATGRNGVLEVVIPKRAELAPRRIQVGRESIQ, encoded by the coding sequence ATGCGTTACGTGCATTATCAGGGTGGTTTCCCGCGCGTGGGCCAGGCCGATCTGGGCCGCGTGTTCGAGCGTTTCGTGCAGAACGGGAGCAGCGAGGGCTGGACGCCGCAGGTCGACGTGAAGGAAGAAGCCGGGCGGTTCGTGATCTACGCCGACCTGCCGGGCGTGGACCTGGACGCGATCGAGGTCCAGATGGACAAGAACGTGCTCAGCATCCGCGGCGAGCGTGCGGCGCCGGCCGTCGGTGAGCAGGAGCGGTTCTCGCGCCAGGAGCGCCGCCACGGCGCGTTCGTGCGCAACTTCACCCTGCCGGAGACGGCCGATGCCGACGGCATCGTGGCCACCGGGCGCAACGGCGTGCTGGAGGTCGTGATTCCCAAGCGCGCCGAACTGGCCCCGCGGCGGATCCAGGTGGGTCGCGAGTCGATCCAGTAA
- the pilH gene encoding twitching motility response regulator PilH, with protein MARILIVDDSPSQLLGIQRIVEKLGHDWITAEDGAQGVEVAKRELPDMVLMDVVMPNLNGFQATRQLSRESTTRHIPVILVTTKDQDTDRMWGMRQGAKAYLTKPFSEDELSEVIERILADGAAAPGT; from the coding sequence ATGGCACGCATTCTCATCGTCGACGACTCTCCGTCGCAGCTGCTGGGCATTCAGCGCATCGTCGAAAAGCTGGGGCACGACTGGATCACTGCCGAAGACGGCGCCCAGGGCGTGGAAGTGGCCAAGCGCGAGCTGCCGGACATGGTGTTGATGGATGTGGTGATGCCCAATCTCAACGGCTTCCAGGCCACGCGCCAGCTCAGCCGCGAGAGCACCACCCGGCACATCCCGGTCATCCTGGTCACCACCAAGGACCAGGACACCGACCGCATGTGGGGCATGCGCCAGGGGGCCAAGGCCTATCTGACCAAACCGTTCTCCGAAGACGAACTGTCCGAGGTGATCGAGCGCATCCTGGCCGATGGAGCTGCCGCGCCCGGCACCTGA
- a CDS encoding DnaJ C-terminal domain-containing protein translates to MEFKDYYQTLGVEPTAGEAEIKTAYRRLARKYHPDVSKEADAEERFKAVNEAYEALRDPEKRAAYDQLKARGYRPGQEYQPQDFGGGGVGGGQGFDFEEVFGSGGGGAGFSDFFENLFGQRARGGAGPGFSSGQAPRGDTRAKLSVPLKAVYEGSSIRVTVNGKQLEVRVPKGIKPGQSIRLGGQGTSGGNLLLEIEYAADPQFEVDGRNIIHVLQVTPWQAALGATVSVPTLGGSVDLKIPPDSDAGRKLRLRGRGLPGSPAGDQIVELEITAPRATTDAKRKAYEKLAKAFADD, encoded by the coding sequence ATGGAATTCAAGGATTACTACCAGACCCTGGGCGTCGAGCCGACGGCGGGCGAGGCGGAGATCAAGACGGCGTATCGCCGCCTGGCCCGCAAGTATCACCCCGACGTCAGCAAGGAGGCCGACGCCGAGGAGCGATTCAAGGCCGTCAACGAGGCCTACGAGGCATTGCGCGATCCTGAAAAACGCGCGGCCTACGACCAGCTCAAGGCGCGCGGCTACCGGCCGGGCCAGGAATACCAGCCGCAGGATTTCGGCGGTGGGGGGGTTGGCGGTGGGCAGGGCTTCGACTTCGAGGAAGTGTTCGGCAGCGGTGGCGGCGGTGCCGGCTTCAGCGATTTCTTCGAGAACCTGTTCGGCCAGCGCGCCCGTGGCGGTGCCGGACCGGGCTTTTCGAGCGGACAGGCGCCCAGGGGCGACACCCGCGCCAAGTTGTCGGTGCCGCTCAAGGCGGTCTACGAGGGCAGCAGCATCCGGGTCACCGTCAACGGCAAGCAGCTGGAAGTGCGGGTGCCCAAGGGCATCAAACCTGGCCAGTCGATCCGGCTGGGAGGGCAAGGTACCAGCGGCGGCAACCTGCTGCTGGAGATCGAATATGCGGCCGACCCGCAGTTCGAGGTCGACGGGCGCAACATCATCCACGTCCTTCAGGTCACGCCCTGGCAGGCGGCGCTGGGCGCCACGGTCAGCGTGCCGACCCTGGGTGGGTCGGTGGACCTGAAGATCCCGCCCGATTCCGACGCCGGTCGCAAGCTGCGCCTGCGCGGTCGCGGACTGCCGGGCAGCCCGGCGGGCGACCAGATCGTCGAGTTGGAGATCACCGCCCCGCGCGCCACGACCGATGCCAAGCGCAAGGCCTACGAAAAGCTGGCCAAGGCTTTCGCCGACGATTAG
- a CDS encoding ferritin-like domain-containing protein: protein MSKTSAKTKFDHTDANELSDRDTLRANARKSIEDGAITGSYTADRKEVIKLLNEALATEYVCVLRYYRHYFMAKGMLADSVKAEFLEHAQQEQDHAGKLAERIVQLGGEPDLNPDTLTARSHAEYKEGTDLRDMVKENLIAERIAIDSYRQMINYIGDKDTTTKRILESILAQEEEHADEFADMLEGWIGK from the coding sequence ATGTCCAAGACATCAGCCAAGACCAAGTTCGACCACACCGACGCCAACGAGCTGTCCGACCGCGACACGCTGCGTGCGAACGCGCGCAAGAGCATCGAGGACGGCGCCATCACCGGCAGCTATACCGCCGACCGCAAGGAAGTGATCAAGCTGCTCAACGAGGCCCTGGCAACCGAGTACGTGTGCGTGCTGCGCTACTACCGCCACTACTTCATGGCCAAGGGCATGCTGGCCGATTCGGTCAAGGCCGAGTTCCTCGAACACGCCCAGCAGGAGCAGGATCACGCAGGCAAGTTGGCCGAGCGCATCGTGCAGCTGGGCGGTGAGCCGGATCTCAACCCCGACACGCTGACCGCGCGCTCGCACGCCGAGTACAAGGAAGGCACCGACCTGCGCGACATGGTCAAGGAAAACCTCATTGCCGAGCGCATCGCCATCGACAGCTATCGCCAGATGATCAACTACATCGGCGACAAGGACACCACCACCAAGCGCATCCTGGAATCGATCCTGGCCCAGGAAGAAGAGCACGCCGACGAGTTCGCCGACATGCTGGAAGGCTGGATCGGCAAATAG
- a CDS encoding peroxiredoxin, translating to MTIESGQRIPEVTVTRIRQGVETVDTPTLFNAQKVVMFGVPGAFTPTCSEKHLPGFIAHYDDFLKRGIHVYCVSVNDAFVMKAWGESLGVPDGLQMLADGSGDLTRALGLDIDLSGNGMGLRSRRYALYAEDGVVKQVWVEAPGEFKVSSAEHVLEQLPD from the coding sequence ATGACCATCGAAAGCGGACAGCGCATCCCGGAAGTTACTGTCACCCGTATCCGTCAGGGCGTGGAGACGGTCGATACGCCGACGCTGTTCAATGCCCAGAAGGTCGTGATGTTCGGCGTCCCCGGCGCCTTCACTCCGACCTGCTCCGAGAAGCATCTGCCGGGCTTCATCGCGCACTACGACGACTTCCTCAAACGCGGCATCCACGTGTACTGCGTGTCGGTCAACGACGCCTTTGTCATGAAGGCGTGGGGTGAGTCATTGGGTGTCCCCGACGGCCTGCAGATGCTGGCCGATGGCAGCGGCGACCTGACCCGCGCCCTCGGGCTGGACATCGACCTGAGCGGCAACGGCATGGGTCTGCGCTCGCGCCGCTATGCCCTCTATGCCGAGGACGGCGTGGTCAAGCAGGTCTGGGTCGAAGCGCCTGGCGAATTCAAGGTGTCCTCGGCCGAGCACGTGCTCGAACAGCTTCCCGACTGA
- a CDS encoding 2-oxoglutarate dehydrogenase E1 component, whose protein sequence is MDNLLKQFVQTSQLNGGSAAYVEDLYEQYLVAPDSVDPKWKAFFDGFQGREAGDVPHSAAIEHITQASKLAANAANGASPSDERERHVGRLITAYRSRGHLGAKVDPLNLTDPVNPPDLSLDWHTLSERDLDSEFSTGGVAGQSRMVLRDLLARLQATYTGSIGAEFMHIPDHDQRKWWYQRLEQAGGNYGLDTETRKRTLERLTAAEGLERYLHTKYVGQKRFSLEGGDSLIPMMDQLLRRSGTDGMRDIAVGMAHRGRLNVLVNTLGKNPRKLFDEFEGKFEHAHDDRAHTGDVKYHMGFSADVATPGGPVHLALAFNPSHLEIVDPVVAGSVRSRQERYSDTDRSHVLPVLIHGDAAFAGQGVVMELLQMSQARGFAIGGTVHIVINNQVGFTTSARDDARSTLYCTDVAKMVGAPVLHVNGDDPEAVVFCANLAYEFRQQFKKDVVIDLVCYRRWGHNEADEPAATQPLMYQVIRKHKTTRELYAAQLEQAGVIADGEAKTMVDTYRDKLDSGAYTTELAKPERDPLAIDWSKYLSGKLSDPVDTTVKPGKLAQLAKIINTIPEGVHLHPRVAKIYEDRAKMTEGELPGDWGFAENLAYATLLSEGHTLRLVGQDAGRGTFFHRHAILHDQKTDSYYLPLRQLVDDPQDATVIDSLLSEEAVMGFEYGYSTTDPNALCIWEAQFGDFANGAQVVIDQFIAAGEAKWGRITGLALFLPHGYEGQGPEHSSARLERFLQLCALDNMLVCVPTTPAQAFHMIRRQMRMTTRKPLIVMTPKSLLRHKLAVSSLDELANGEFQQLIPDAKADPKKVKRVVACSGKVYYDLAEDAAKREQDDVAILRVEQLYPFPRELLAAELKKYSKATDVVWCQEEPQNQGAWYQIKHHLQACLGPKQELHYAGRARSPSPAAGHFAEHVAEQQQLVADALVNSFGDDVVAE, encoded by the coding sequence GCCTACCGCTCGCGCGGCCACCTGGGCGCCAAGGTCGATCCGCTCAACCTGACCGACCCGGTCAATCCGCCGGACCTGAGCCTGGACTGGCACACCCTGTCCGAGCGTGACCTGGACAGCGAGTTCAGCACGGGCGGCGTCGCCGGCCAGTCGCGCATGGTGCTGCGCGACCTGCTCGCGCGCCTGCAGGCGACCTACACCGGCTCGATCGGTGCCGAGTTCATGCATATCCCCGACCACGACCAGCGCAAGTGGTGGTACCAGCGCCTGGAACAGGCCGGCGGCAACTACGGTCTGGACACCGAGACCCGCAAGCGCACGCTGGAGCGGCTCACCGCCGCGGAAGGCCTGGAGCGCTACCTGCACACCAAGTACGTGGGCCAGAAGCGTTTCTCGCTGGAGGGCGGCGATTCGCTGATCCCGATGATGGACCAGCTGCTGCGCCGCAGCGGCACCGACGGCATGCGCGACATCGCCGTGGGCATGGCCCACCGCGGCCGCCTCAACGTGCTGGTCAACACCCTGGGCAAGAACCCGCGCAAGCTCTTCGACGAGTTCGAAGGCAAGTTCGAGCACGCCCACGACGACCGCGCCCACACCGGCGATGTGAAGTACCACATGGGGTTCTCGGCCGACGTGGCCACCCCGGGCGGTCCGGTCCACCTGGCCCTGGCCTTCAATCCCTCGCACCTGGAAATCGTCGACCCGGTGGTCGCCGGCTCCGTGCGTTCGCGCCAGGAGCGCTACAGCGACACCGATCGCAGCCACGTGCTGCCGGTCCTGATCCACGGCGACGCGGCCTTCGCCGGCCAGGGCGTGGTCATGGAACTGCTGCAGATGTCCCAGGCCCGCGGTTTCGCCATCGGCGGCACCGTGCACATCGTGATCAACAACCAGGTCGGCTTCACCACCAGCGCCCGCGACGACGCGCGCTCGACCCTGTACTGCACCGACGTGGCCAAGATGGTCGGCGCCCCGGTGCTGCACGTGAATGGTGACGATCCGGAAGCGGTGGTGTTCTGCGCCAACCTGGCCTATGAATTCCGCCAGCAGTTCAAGAAGGACGTGGTCATCGACCTGGTCTGCTACCGCCGCTGGGGCCACAACGAGGCCGACGAGCCGGCCGCGACCCAGCCGCTGATGTACCAGGTGATCCGCAAGCACAAGACCACGCGCGAGCTGTACGCCGCGCAGCTGGAGCAGGCCGGGGTCATCGCCGACGGCGAAGCCAAGACGATGGTGGACACTTACCGCGACAAGCTCGATTCCGGCGCGTATACCACCGAGCTGGCCAAGCCCGAGCGTGACCCGCTGGCCATCGACTGGTCCAAATACCTGTCGGGCAAGCTCTCCGATCCGGTGGATACCACGGTCAAGCCGGGCAAGCTGGCGCAGCTGGCCAAGATCATCAACACCATCCCCGAAGGCGTGCACCTGCATCCGCGCGTGGCCAAGATCTACGAGGACCGCGCCAAGATGACCGAAGGCGAGCTGCCGGGCGACTGGGGCTTTGCCGAGAACCTGGCCTACGCCACCCTGCTGTCCGAGGGCCACACCCTGCGCCTGGTCGGCCAGGACGCGGGCCGCGGCACGTTCTTCCATCGCCACGCGATCCTCCACGACCAGAAGACCGACAGCTACTACCTGCCGCTGCGCCAGCTGGTCGACGATCCGCAGGACGCCACCGTCATCGACTCGCTGCTGAGCGAGGAAGCGGTGATGGGCTTCGAGTATGGCTACTCCACCACCGACCCCAATGCCCTGTGCATCTGGGAAGCGCAGTTCGGCGATTTCGCCAACGGCGCGCAGGTGGTGATCGACCAGTTCATCGCCGCCGGCGAAGCCAAGTGGGGCCGCATCACCGGCCTGGCGCTGTTCTTGCCGCACGGCTACGAAGGCCAGGGCCCCGAGCACAGCTCGGCGCGCCTGGAGCGCTTCCTGCAGCTGTGCGCCCTGGACAACATGCTGGTCTGCGTCCCGACCACTCCGGCCCAGGCCTTCCACATGATCCGCCGGCAGATGCGCATGACCACGCGCAAGCCGCTGATCGTGATGACGCCCAAGTCGCTGCTGCGCCACAAGCTGGCCGTGTCCAGCCTGGACGAGCTGGCCAACGGCGAGTTCCAGCAGCTGATCCCGGACGCCAAGGCCGACCCGAAGAAGGTCAAGCGCGTGGTTGCCTGCTCGGGCAAGGTCTACTACGACCTGGCCGAGGATGCCGCCAAGCGCGAGCAGGACGACGTGGCCATCCTGCGCGTGGAGCAGCTGTATCCGTTCCCGCGCGAACTGCTGGCCGCCGAGCTGAAGAAGTACAGCAAGGCCACCGACGTGGTCTGGTGCCAGGAAGAGCCGCAGAACCAGGGCGCGTGGTACCAGATCAAGCACCATCTGCAGGCCTGCCTGGGTCCCAAGCAGGAACTGCACTACGCCGGCCGTGCCCGTTCGCCCTCGCCTGCCGCCGGCCATTTCGCCGAGCACGTGGCCGAACAGCAGCAGCTGGTCGCCGATGCACTGGTCAACTCCTTCGGCGACGACGTCGTCGCCGAATAA
- a CDS encoding DUF6438 domain-containing protein yields MHRRSSKLDTSIQRKDASMRRFDMPLARLALTLGLPLLIASCSHLPDAAAPSAATADDPITQVTLERSPCFGACATFTLVLKADGQATLSLPSRPGSDATARKAAADTSTASAPILIHGQIPATDTTALLETLRQGHFDQLRDDYSAQITDMPSTSITVATAHQVKATRVYAVPCARDARSQERAAGTPAPVPDVFCQAAERLDAMACQLYRDGPLPADRTARFPPHCSTPS; encoded by the coding sequence GTGCACAGACGCTCAAGTAAGCTCGACACCTCCATCCAGCGCAAGGACGCCTCCATGCGACGCTTCGACATGCCGCTCGCCCGCCTGGCCCTCACGCTTGGCCTGCCCTTGCTCATCGCCAGCTGCAGCCACCTGCCCGACGCCGCGGCACCGAGCGCGGCGACTGCCGACGACCCGATCACGCAAGTCACCCTGGAGCGCTCGCCCTGCTTCGGTGCGTGCGCCACGTTCACGCTGGTGCTCAAGGCGGATGGTCAAGCGACCCTGTCGCTGCCCAGCCGGCCAGGCTCCGATGCCACCGCGCGCAAGGCCGCCGCAGACACCAGCACCGCCTCCGCGCCGATCCTGATCCACGGCCAGATTCCGGCCACCGACACCACCGCGTTGCTGGAGACCCTGCGCCAGGGTCATTTCGATCAACTGCGCGATGACTACAGCGCGCAGATCACGGACATGCCTTCGACCAGCATCACGGTCGCCACGGCCCATCAGGTCAAGGCAACGCGCGTCTACGCCGTGCCCTGCGCGCGCGATGCGCGCTCACAGGAACGGGCTGCGGGAACGCCGGCGCCCGTCCCGGATGTGTTCTGCCAGGCCGCTGAACGTCTGGACGCCATGGCATGCCAGCTCTATCGCGATGGGCCTTTGCCGGCGGACCGCACGGCCCGCTTTCCCCCTCATTGCAGCACTCCGTCCTGA